The following coding sequences are from one Thermoplasmatales archaeon window:
- a CDS encoding recombinase family protein, whose product MRVAIYARVSTEDQAKEGFSLSNQLEKLRSYCMARGWEIVGEYVDDGYSGRDIRRPAYQKMMEEIDKWDALLVIKMDRIHRNTKNFMLMMEKLKSKGKEFVSMTESLDTSTAMGRFVMDIIQRIAQLESEQIGERVYDGMRQKAKEGAGLLGSPSPYGYEYREGKLVGIGEEMRVVKEIYRRYLEGMSLREICIWLEENARSKYNGKWDKKTVSRILSNPVYCGLVEWDDILFPGEHEKIVDIEDFNLVQILKAKKARRKGKIFVIEGMKKKYI is encoded by the coding sequence ATGAGAGTGGCAATATATGCAAGAGTTAGCACTGAAGATCAAGCAAAGGAAGGGTTTAGCCTGAGCAATCAGCTTGAAAAATTGAGAAGCTATTGCATGGCAAGGGGCTGGGAAATAGTTGGCGAGTATGTTGATGATGGATACAGCGGGAGGGATATAAGAAGGCCCGCCTACCAAAAAATGATGGAAGAAATTGATAAATGGGATGCATTGCTTGTAATAAAAATGGATCGCATCCATAGAAATACTAAAAATTTCATGCTGATGATGGAAAAGTTGAAGTCAAAAGGAAAAGAATTTGTTTCAATGACAGAAAGCCTCGATACAAGCACCGCAATGGGAAGGTTTGTAATGGACATAATCCAGCGAATAGCCCAGCTCGAAAGCGAGCAGATCGGCGAGAGGGTATATGACGGCATGCGCCAGAAGGCGAAGGAGGGAGCGGGTTTGCTTGGCTCCCCATCACCATATGGGTATGAATACAGGGAGGGGAAGCTTGTGGGGATTGGGGAGGAGATGAGGGTTGTTAAGGAAATTTACAGGAGATATTTGGAAGGGATGAGTTTGAGGGAAATATGTATTTGGCTGGAGGAAAATGCGAGGAGTAAGTATAATGGGAAGTGGGATAAGAAAACTGTTTCTAGAATCCTTTCGAATCCTGTATATTGCGGGCTGGTTGAATGGGATGATATTCTTTTCCCAGGGGAGCATGAGAAAATTGTTGATATTGAAGATTTTAATCTTGTTCAAATTTTAAAGGCGAAAAAGGCAAGGAGGAAAGGAAAAATTTTTGTTATTGAGGGAATGAAAAAAAAGTATATATGA
- a CDS encoding signal recognition particle protein Srp19 (binds to 7S RNA to mediate binding of the signal recognition particle protein Srp54) yields MKDKWVIWPSYFDIEFSRKEGRKVKKSLAIKNPTIDEIFQAAKKIGLNPLKEEKSYPKKWWRKEGRIVVDKKGKKVEIIRRIAEEVYNKRLQSK; encoded by the coding sequence ATGAAGGATAAATGGGTGATATGGCCTTCTTATTTTGATATTGAGTTTAGCAGAAAGGAAGGGAGGAAGGTTAAAAAAAGCCTTGCCATCAAAAATCCTACAATAGATGAGATTTTTCAGGCTGCAAAGAAAATTGGGTTAAATCCATTAAAGGAGGAAAAAAGTTATCCAAAAAAATGGTGGAGAAAAGAAGGAAGGATAGTTGTTGATAAAAAAGGAAAAAAAGTTGAGATAATAAGAAGGATAGCAGAGGAAGTTTATAATAAAAGATTACAGAGTAAATGA
- a CDS encoding 30S ribosomal protein S8e, with amino-acid sequence MQWHGRSRRKETGGIYRPARKKRKYEMGRDPILPLIGEDKLKKIRVRGGNQKVMVISAKHANVTNPKTGETKRVEIKDVVENPANPHYVRRDIITKGAIILTEIGKAKVTSRPGQHGCINAVLIEEKNEG; translated from the coding sequence ATGCAGTGGCATGGAAGAAGCAGAAGAAAAGAAACAGGAGGTATTTACAGACCCGCAAGGAAGAAAAGAAAATATGAAATGGGTAGGGATCCAATTTTACCATTAATAGGAGAGGATAAATTAAAGAAGATAAGGGTAAGAGGAGGAAATCAAAAAGTGATGGTTATATCCGCAAAGCATGCAAATGTTACAAATCCAAAGACAGGAGAAACAAAAAGAGTTGAGATAAAAGATGTTGTTGAAAATCCCGCAAATCCTCACTATGTAAGGAGAGATATAATAACAAAGGGGGCAATAATTCTTACAGAAATTGGAAAGGCAAAAGTTACTTCCCGCCCGGGCCAGCATGGTTGCATAAATGCGGTTTTGATTGAAGAAAAGAATGAAGGATAA